The genomic region GGTAGAACCCAACCCCCCGGATCTTCCTCGTGACGAGGATGGCGATGGCAAGCGACAACGCAAGCCCCCCCCCGATCACCAGGGCAGCGAACGCGAGGGTGGTGAGGAGGCTCTGCACGTACTCGGGCGCGGAGAAGAGCTGAGCGTAGTTATCCAGGCCCACGAACAGCGTCGTGGTCCCGAACGGGGAGGTTCGGTAGAAGGACTGCTGGACCGCCATGGCGAACGGTACAACGAGGAACACGATGATGACGGCGATGGACGGGAGTATCAGGACATAGGGAAGCAGCCGGTACCCGGGAAACCTGGCCTCCACATGATCTCCTTTAGGTAGAACGCACCGGGGCAGGAGCGTCCCTGCCCCGGTGCTCCCTGGCCGCGCCTACTTGATCAACGACCGGTACTCCTCGAGGGCCCGGTTGGCCTTGGCCGCCGCCTCGGCGAGGGCCTCCTCGGGAGAAAGGGTCCCGGCGCACGCCTTCTCGATCGCCGTCCGGATGTAGTCCCGGATCTCCGGGAACGGCCCCAGGCGGGCGCCGAGGGCAGCCGCCGTATCCTGACGTCCAGACAGGATCTGGAGGAACGCCGTGAGGTGGTTCGGGCTTTCCACAAACCACCCCTCGTCCATGAGCTGTTTCAGGGCCGCATTGGTGGTCGGGAAGTAACCGGTGCCCTTGTGCCAGTAGATGGCCACATCGGTCTGGCTCAGGTACTTCAGGAACTCCCACACGGCACGGAGTTCGGCCTCGGACTGGCCCTTGCGGACCCAGAGGCTTGAGCCCCCAATCACCGAGTTGCCCGACGGCTCGTCAGCAAACCGGGGTAGGAAGCTCGTGCCCACCTCAAACTTGCCCAGGGCCGTCTTGAGGATCCCGTCCAGGGACGAGGTGGACTGGAGGAGCATCGAGATCTTCCCCGCGGTGAACGCGGCGTTGGCGTCGTACTCCGGCCCGCCGTAGAGGAAGATCCCCTTCTGGGAAAGCCTTGTCCAGGTCTCGAACAGCTTCACGCTGAACGCATCCGGCCAGGTGACCCTCGTGGAGAGATCGGCCCGCCCGTTCTCGTTGTCGGCGTAGAGGTAGTTGTGGAGGGCGAGCTCCTGCTCGAAGATACAGTCCGGCCAACCGAAGGATAGGACGTTGGTCACCACCCCCGCCTGGATCAGCTGCTCCCCGTACTCCTCGACCTCCGCCCAGGTGGTCGGTGGCTTATTCGGATCTAGCCCGGCCTGGCGGAGATGATCCTTGTTGTAGTAGAGCATGAACGTGGAGGAGCTGAACGGGTAAGGCCAGAGATCCCCATCCACCGAGTAGTAGAGGACGATCGGGCGCACGTACTGGGCCCAGTCCCACGTCTCGCCGAGCATCTCCGGGATCTGGTAGACGGGAATGATCGCCCCGGAATCGATCATGGTCTGGGTGCCGACCTCGTACACCTGGACGAGGTGAGGGGCCGTGCCCGTGCGGTAGCCGGCGATGAACCTGGTGAGGGTCTCCTCATACGTTCCGGTGAACACGGCCCGCACTTCCACATCGGGATGGGCGGCGTTGAAGTCGGAGACGATCTTCTCCAGGACCTTCAGGCGAGACCCGCTCATCGCGTGCCAGAACTCCACCGTTGTCTTGGCCTGAGCCAACCCAGCGACCATCAGAACCAACAACCCTGCAATCAACGCCAGACGCTTCATCGTTCCCTCCTTTTCCTTCACCTGCACTGACCAGGAACACTCACCGATCGCAGTACCCTCCGCTCTCACCCCCTTGCCTGAAGCCGAGCGGATTCTACCTCCCCGCGACGAGTGGCCGCAGGCGTTGGGGCCAGTCGGTGATGATCCCCGAGACGTAGGGCTCCGCAGCGAATCGGGCGAGGTCGCGCGGGTCGTTCACCGTCCACAGGTACACCCCGTACCCCGCCTCGTGGAGGAGGCGCGCCTTCTCCCGGTCGTAGGCACTGACCTGCGGGTTGATGGCCTCCGCCCCGTACCCGCGCACGTACCCCACCGGGTCGGGGGGGAGGGAGAGGACGAGGAGCGCGCCCGGGATCTCGGGGGCGATCTCCCCCAAGTAGCGAATCCGCTCGTGGTCAAACGAGGAGATGATCACCCGCTCGGCCATCCCCAGCTCGCGGACGAGGGAGACGACCTTCTCCACCATCTCCCGGCCGGCAGAGGAGAGGGGAGCAAACGGGGTCCCCTTGAGCTCAATGTTCACGAACAGGTCAAGCTCAGAACTGGCCAGGAGCGCGTCACGGAGGGTGGGCACCCGCTCCCCCCCGAACGCCTGCGCTTCCTCCGCCCGAACCTCACCGGAGCGGATCGTGCCAAACGGATCCTCGCGCCCGAACCAAGATCCCGCGTCGAGCGTCTGGATCTCCTCCCGGGTGAAGTCGGCCACCCGCCACGGGGCGCGCTCCGGGAAGGCCTCGCGGGCGTTCGTGGTCCGGGTCAACACGTCGTCGTGCATGAGGACGAGCTCCCCATCCTTCGTGAGCTGAACATCGAGCTCCCACCCATCCGCCCCGAGCTCCGCCGCGCGCCTCGCCGCGGCGAGGGTGTTCTCCGGGGCCACCGATCGCGCCCCCCGGTGGGCGATCACCAACACACGAGCCACGGGACCTCCTTCCGCGATCGGGGCGCGGTCGGGGAGCGCGGTCAACGCGACGGCGCACACCAGACCGACCACCACCACCCACGTCCACACGTGCATCATCCTCGCCTCCCCGTCACTTCTCGGTCTCCACAAGTCCTTTCACAAGCCACTTCTGGAACAGGATCACCACCACAATCGGCACCGCCATCGCCATCACCGTGGTCGCCATGACGAGGTTCCAGTCCATGAGGGATTCAGATGTCCCGAGCATTTTCACGATCCCGATCACGATCGTATCCATGTTCTTCTCCGTCGTAATGAGGAGCGGCCACAGGTACTGGTTCCACCCATACACGAACAAGATCACGAACAGGGCAGCGATGCTCGGTCGCCCCAAGGGGAGGATGATCGACCACAAGCACCGCATCGGGCCGGCCCCGTCAATTTTCGCCGCATCGAGGAGCTCCTTGGGGATGGTGAGGAACACCTGGCGGAAGAGGAGGGTCCCCGTGGCGGACACCATCACGGGGAGGGTCAGGCCTGCCAGCGAGTTGAGGAGCCCCAGATCGGCAACGACCTTGTAGCTCGGGATGATGCGGACCTCGAGAGGCAGCATGAGGGTGATGAAGATGAGCCAGAAGAAGAACATCCGCAGCGGGAACCGGAAGAAAACCACGGCATACGCGGCGAGGATGGACACCGTGATCTTCCCCACGGCGATCACCACGGCCATGAGGAGGGAGTTCGTCATCATGATCCGCACTGGTGTCCCCGACACCCGCTCCCCTGTGCCGTAGGCCCACGCCTGGACGTAGTTCTCCGCCATGTGGGTCCCCGGGGTGAGGGGGAGGCGGCCCCGCCCGATGGTCGCGGCATCGTGGGTCGAGCCGATGAGGGCCATGTACACCGGAAACACGAGCACCGCCACGCCAACGATGAGGACGAGGTGAGCGAACCAGTTCCGCGAAACGCGCTTCCTCTTCATCGCTCCCCCTTTACACGTAGTGGACACGGCGCTCGATGAACCGGAACTGGAAGGCGGTGAGCACGATCACCACCATCATCAAGACCACGGACTGAGCGGCCGAGCTGTTGATCTTGAAGTTCTTGAACCCGTCCACGTACAGCTTGTACACCATCGTCTCCGTGGCCTTCCCGGGGCCGCCCTTGGTGAGGGCGTCGATCGCCCCGAACGTATCGAAGAACGCGTACACGGTGTTCATCACCACCAGGAAGAACGTTGTCGGAGCGAGGAGGGGGAACACGATGGACCAGAAGGCGCGCGTGGACCCAGCCCCATCCACCTTGGCCGCCTCAATGAGGGACTTCGGGATCGCCTGCAGCCCGGCGAGGAAGAAGATGAAGTTGTAGCTCACCTGTTTCCAGACCGAGGCCAGGACCACGATCAGCAACGCT from Candidatus Bipolaricaulis anaerobius harbors:
- a CDS encoding ABC transporter substrate-binding protein, with product MKRLALIAGLLVLMVAGLAQAKTTVEFWHAMSGSRLKVLEKIVSDFNAAHPDVEVRAVFTGTYEETLTRFIAGYRTGTAPHLVQVYEVGTQTMIDSGAIIPVYQIPEMLGETWDWAQYVRPIVLYYSVDGDLWPYPFSSSTFMLYYNKDHLRQAGLDPNKPPTTWAEVEEYGEQLIQAGVVTNVLSFGWPDCIFEQELALHNYLYADNENGRADLSTRVTWPDAFSVKLFETWTRLSQKGIFLYGGPEYDANAAFTAGKISMLLQSTSSLDGILKTALGKFEVGTSFLPRFADEPSGNSVIGGSSLWVRKGQSEAELRAVWEFLKYLSQTDVAIYWHKGTGYFPTTNAALKQLMDEGWFVESPNHLTAFLQILSGRQDTAAALGARLGPFPEIRDYIRTAIEKACAGTLSPEEALAEAAAKANRALEEYRSLIK
- a CDS encoding glycerophosphodiester phosphodiesterase; this translates as MMHVWTWVVVVGLVCAVALTALPDRAPIAEGGPVARVLVIAHRGARSVAPENTLAAARRAAELGADGWELDVQLTKDGELVLMHDDVLTRTTNAREAFPERAPWRVADFTREEIQTLDAGSWFGREDPFGTIRSGEVRAEEAQAFGGERVPTLRDALLASSELDLFVNIELKGTPFAPLSSAGREMVEKVVSLVRELGMAERVIISSFDHERIRYLGEIAPEIPGALLVLSLPPDPVGYVRGYGAEAINPQVSAYDREKARLLHEAGYGVYLWTVNDPRDLARFAAEPYVSGIITDWPQRLRPLVAGR
- the ugpE gene encoding sn-glycerol-3-phosphate ABC transporter permease UgpE; the encoded protein is MKRKRVSRNWFAHLVLIVGVAVLVFPVYMALIGSTHDAATIGRGRLPLTPGTHMAENYVQAWAYGTGERVSGTPVRIMMTNSLLMAVVIAVGKITVSILAAYAVVFFRFPLRMFFFWLIFITLMLPLEVRIIPSYKVVADLGLLNSLAGLTLPVMVSATGTLLFRQVFLTIPKELLDAAKIDGAGPMRCLWSIILPLGRPSIAALFVILFVYGWNQYLWPLLITTEKNMDTIVIGIVKMLGTSESLMDWNLVMATTVMAMAVPIVVVILFQKWLVKGLVETEK